A single region of the Mus caroli chromosome 16, CAROLI_EIJ_v1.1, whole genome shotgun sequence genome encodes:
- the LOC110311333 gene encoding protein BEX4-like, whose translation MNLYDTGRLPFPQVGGGKASKQSEEESHRLEEVENKKPGGNVRRKVRRFVPNFLWAIPNRHVDRNEGGEDVGRFVVQGTEVKRKTKEQQVRPYRRFRTPEPDNHYDFCLIP comes from the exons ATGAACTTATATGACACAGGAAGACTTCCCTTCCCACAGGTTGGGG GTGGGAAGGCCTCCAAACAAAGTGAAGAAGAATCCCACCGTCTGGAAGAGGTTGAAAACAAGAAGCCTGGGGGAAATGTCCGAAGGAAAGTCAGGCGATTTGTGCCTAACTTTCTATGGGCCATACCTAATAGGCATGTTGATCGCAATGAAGGGGGAGAGGATGTTGGGAGATTTGTAGTGCAGGGAACAGAAGTCAAGAGAAAGACTAAGGAGCAGCAGGTGAGGCCTTACAGGCGTTTCCGAACCCCGGAACCTGACAATCATTACGACTTTTGCCTCATACCTTGA